In a single window of the Neodiprion virginianus isolate iyNeoVirg1 chromosome 1, iyNeoVirg1.1, whole genome shotgun sequence genome:
- the LOC124301988 gene encoding SUMO-activating enzyme subunit 2 — translation MAASISGVLDTDLQNAVLRSKVLVVGAGGIGCEVLKNLVMTGFTDIEIIDLDTIDVSNLNRQFLFHKQHVGKSKAAVARETALKFNPDVKITHYHDSITTSDYGVSFFKKFNLVMNALDNRAARNHVNRMCLASDIPLIESGTAGYEGQVELIKKGLSQCYECTTKAPQKTYPGCTIRNTPSEPIHCIVWAKHLFNQLFGEEDPDQDVSPDTADPEAADTAGEGALQTESNDKGNVDRVSTRTWAQSSGYDAEKLFMKLFHDDIMYLLSMDNLWKKRRPPVPLIWTDLPDGVAGCSKDTIEPGLRDQRQWSIAECGSVFAQSIKSLSKELAERQKKCPSDHLVWDKDDQSAMDFVAACANIRAYIFGIAQKTRFDIKSMAGNIIPAIATTNAIIAGIVVLHAFRILLDNLKACRSVYLRSKPNHKNLLLVPEKSVNPPNPLCYVCAPTPQVTLALDTTKMTVKELEETVLKTRLNMIAPDVMIDGKGIVVISSEEGETEANNGRILEQLGIRDGTILKADDFLQNYSLTITIVQREAPAVKGQTPDFLIAADPEDLKPKEEDDGSKEPSTSNGKVEKFDQDAVVLVETEVTPQSSDADVSKKRKTVTPPPDVVNKKQRTENSNGYEDDDICIIEDSDSDMQCIYQKSVSPTKHTNKPSETKYETEAQVIPNKCMLQKHKPLLDEECLIVYDEGDETPIPPTVKQQRAE, via the exons ATGGCGGCAAGTATTAGCGGCGTGTTGGACACTGATCTACAAAATGCTGTGCTACGGAGTAAAGTTTTGGTTGTGGGTGCTGGTGGAATTGGATGCGAGGTACTTAAAAATCTCGTGATGACGGGATTCACTGATATCGAAATA ATTGATTTGGATACTATTGATGTGAGTAACTTGAACAGGCAGTTTCTCTTCCATAAGCAACATGTTGGCAAATCAAAAGCTGCAGTTGCCCGGGAAACAGCATTAAAGTTCAACCCAGATGTAAAAATTACTCATTATCATGATAGTATTACCAC TTCAGATTATGGTGTCAGCTTCTTCAAAAAGTTTAATCTAGTGATGAATGCTCTGGACAACAGAGCAGCAAGAAATCATGTAAATCGCATGTGTCTAGCCTCTGATATACCTTTGATTGAATCTGGAACAGCTGGTTACGAAGGTCAAGTTGAACTCATTAAAAAAGGATTGAGCCAGTGTTATGAATGCACCACAAAAGCTCCACAGAAAACTTATCCTGGTTGCACCATTCGTAACACTCCTAGTGAACCAATCCATTGTATCGTCTGGGCAAAACATTTATTCAA TCAACTTTTCGGCGAGGAAGATCCAGATCAAGATGTTTCACCTGATACGGCAGACCCAGAAGCAGCTG ATACTGCGGGTGAAGGTGCATTACAGACAGAATCAAATGATAAAGGGAATGTAGATCGGGTCTCAACTCGCACCTGGGCTCAGTCCAGTGGTTATGatgctgaaaaattattcatgaaattatttcatgatGATATTATGTACCTTCTTAGTATGGACAATCTATGGAAGAAACGAAGGCCGCCCGTACCTTTGATCTGGACTGATTTACCAGATGGAG TGGCAGGCTGCAGTAAGGACACAATAGAACCTGGACTTCGGGATCAAAGGCAATGGAGTATTGCCGAGTGTGGTTCAGTATTTGCACAGTCTATTAAGAGTTTAAGTAAAGAATTAGCAGAACGTCAGAAGAAATGTCCCTCTGACCATTTAGTTTGGGATAAGGATGACCAGAGTGCCATGGACTTTGTCGCCGCATGTGCAAACATACGAGCATATATTTTTGGTATTGCGCAAAAAACTCGATTTGACATAAAAT CCATGGCAGGAAACATCATACCTGCAATCGCCACTACCAACGCCATTATTGCAGGCATTGTGGTTCTTCATGCATTTCGTATCCTACTAGACAACTTGAAGGCATGCAGGTCCGTTTATCTACGGTCAAAACCCAACCATAAAAATTTACTACTGGTCCCTGAAAAATCAGTTAATCCACCCAATCCTTTGTGTTACGTGTGTGCACCAACTCCTCAAGTCACACTTGCCTTAGACACTACGAAGATGACAGTTAAGGAACTAGAGGAAACAGTGCTGAAGACTCGTCTCAATATGATTGCACCTGATGTTATGATTGACG GTAAAGGTATCGTTGTAATCAGTAGTGAGGAGGGTGAAACTGAGGCAAACAACGGCAGGATCTTAGAACAATTAGGCATCAGAGATGGAACAATTCTGAAAGCTGATGATTTTCTTCAGAATTACTCACTGACAATCACCATCGTCCAGAGAGAAGCACCTGCCGTCAAAGGTCAAACCCCAGACTTTCTTATTGCTGCAGATCCCGAGGATCTGAAACCAAAGGAAGAAGATGACGGTAGCAAAGAACCATCTACTTCAAACGGAAAG GTGGAGAAATTTGATCAGGATGCAGTGGTCTTAGTAGAAACTGAAGTAACACCTCAATCATCTGATGCTGATGTTTCCAAGAAACGTAAAACAGTCACTCCTCCGCCAGATGTTGTTAACAAGAAACAACGAACAGAAAACAGTAACGGATATGAAGATGATGATATATGCATCATTGAGGACTCTGACTCGGACATGCAGTGCATTTACCAAAAAAGCGTATCACCAACTAAACACACCAACAAACCCAGCGAAACAAAGTACGAAACGGAAGCTCAGGTTATACCGAATAAATGTATGCTCCAGAAACACAAGCCCTTATTGGATGAAGAGTGCCTCATTGTTTATGATGAAGGAGACGAAACACCGATACCCCCTACAGTAAAACAGCAAAGGGCAGAATAG
- the LOC124302067 gene encoding dnaJ protein homolog 1-like, whose protein sequence is MGKDYYKMLGIARGASDDEIKKAYRKLALKYHPDKNKNSGAEEKFKEIAEAYEVLSDKKKRDIFDKYGEEGLKGGSSGGSSSGPNDPGFTSYTFHGDPRATFAQFFGSASPFQTFFDFGGQGSNRIFGFHDDDMDVDDPFHLGMGPARPGGPGGAFRSHSFNFAGSNANRGGSKDRAQDPPIEHDLYVTLEDITRGCTKKMKISRRVVQADGSVKKEDKVLTINVKPGWKAGTKITFQKEGDQGRGKVPADIVFIIRDKPHPLFRREGSDVRYTCKLSLKQALCGTVIEVPTLSGEKITLNLSREIVKPNLVKRIQGHGLPFPKEPSRKGDLLVAFDIKFPETLTQSAKDILYDTLPN, encoded by the coding sequence ATGGGAAAAGACTACTATAAGATGCTAGGGATTGCCCGGGGAGCAAGCGATGATGAAATTAAGAAAGCATACCGTAAATTGGCTTTGAAATATCACCCtgataagaataaaaattcgggtgctgaagaaaaattcaaagaaatagCTGAGGCCTACGAAGTTTTATCTGACAAAAAGAAGCGAGATATCTTTGACAAGTATGGAGAAGAAGGTTTGAAGGGAGGATCTTCAGGAGGATCTTCTTCCGGTCCCAACGACCCTGGATTTACTTCATATACTTTCCATGGGGATCCAAGAGCTACATTTGCACAATTCTTCGGGTCGGCCTCACCATTTCAGACATTCTTTGATTTTGGTGGTCAGGGAAGCAATCGTATATTTGGTTTTCATGATGACGACATGGACGTGGATGACCCCTTTCATTTAGGAATGGGTCCAGCGAGACCTGGCGGGCCAGGAGGGGCATTTAGATCTCATTCTTTCAACTTCGCTGGCTCAAACGCTAATAGAGGAGGCAGTAAGGATCGGGCACAGGATCCACCCATAGAACATGACCTCTATGTCACCTTGGAAGACATCACCAGGGGATGtacgaagaagatgaaaatatcgaGGAGAGTAGTCCAAGCTGATGGTTCGgttaaaaaagaagataaagtACTAACAATCAACGTTAAACCAGGATGGAAAGCCGGGACAAAGATAACTTTCCAGAAAGAAGGTGATCAAGGACGCGGCAAAGTACCTGCAGACATCGTATTTATTATCAGAGACAAACCACATCCTCTGTTCAGGAGAGAGGGCAGTGATGTCAGATATACATGCAAATTATCTTTGAAACAAGCCTTGTGCGGCACGGTTATTGAAGTTCCAACGCTATCTGGGGAGAAGATTACACTGAATTTGTCAAGGGAAATAGTGAAGCCTAATTTGGTAAAGAGAATCCAAGGCCATGGGTTACCTTTCCCTAAAGAGCCTTCGCGTAAAGGAGATCTGTTAGTGGCATTTGACATCAAATTCCCTGAAACATTAACGCAAAGTGCCAAGGACATACTTTATGACACTTTACCCAATTGA
- the LOC124301993 gene encoding cysteine-rich protein 2-binding protein isoform X2, with product MAESIEEEVKLKIESDLPELTRCKNCRELCDPYTKPALHCSGVCNEHVHVQCLKRGGVPGPCIGDVFFQYTCSDCSSSREEILTRDKMSWLNIIVLTLYNLREKSNGISKRGYFHWKSDISTFVDRNWDYLFKKSVKRKKNWIGTISGTLSHYSGVFFKSGTTELNESGWWRLIDTDPPQVLIAKNGKLVLERKKQMGTLSKVVAKQRISPSPSESSISVGEDSNYGGESSRSQGLSMYSRAYVQPSETLSDFLLAEDDVHDMDVLDIDDGIELNVRREPPSLTDLMRDFQYQSYQPYQSCNNQLTLMDNFTTDWEMNVISSATILSNHNDVKDDANDDTKEEEPCEEDSSDSLSSLQEQPTISLFNVSEKRDWPWKYKNIAGNVEKKIRMSEQEESYILQKADKRHLDSAPPAVRRLYRKLAVRKLKREHGLPVFDLDSFGCKSDFLQRNRKRNNRVLDRFVNEGLGGAYEKRLQGYNEPTAVHSPYTNRILKPFIRRDTSCRPQWLKLMEELQVKVNKKNPEWKFSKEAPIDYSYVRPQHIPAINSLCSQFFWPGIDLTECLQYPDFSCVVLYKKLVIGFAVLVPDVGYNEAYISFFVTRPEWRRVGIGTFMLYHLIQTCMGKDVTLHVSATNPALILYQKFGFKVEEFIQDFYDKYIPPNSRDCRHALFLRLSR from the exons ATGGCGGAATCAATTGAGGAAGAGGTTAAGCTGAAGATTGAATCAGACCTGCCGGAGTTGACAAGATGTAAAAACTGTCGAGAGTTATGTGATCCGTACACTAAGCCTGCACTACATTGCTCAGGAGTTTGTAATGAGCATGTGCATGTCCAGTGCTTGAAGCGTGGTGGAGTACCTGGACCATGTATAGGCGACGTATTCTTTCAATATACTTGTTCCGACTGTAGTTCATCGAGGGAGGAAATTCTCACTAGGGATAAAATGTCGTGGTTGAATATCATTGTACTAACTCTGTACAATTTACGGGAGAAATCAAATGGGATAAGTAAGAGGGGATATTTTCATTGGAAGTCCGACATTAGTACATTTGTCGATCGCAACTGGGACTATCTGTTCAAGAAGTCTGT gaaacgaaaaaaaaactggataGGAACAATATCTGGTACACTATCTCACTATAGCGGCGTCTTTTTTAAATCAGGAACTACAGAACTCAACGAGTCGGGCTGGTGGAGGCTTATAGATACTGATCCTCCTCAGGTACTCATTGCTAAGA ATGGGAAACTTGTGCTAGAACGTAAAAAGCAAATGGGTACTCTGTCCAAAGTAGTGGCAAAACAACGAATCAGTCCATCACCTTCTGAATCAAGCATTTCTGTCGGCGAAGATAGTAATTATGGCGGTGAATCATCGAGAAGTCAAGGACTTTCCATGTACTCGCGAGCTTACGTTCAACCCAGTGAAACATTATCAGATTTTCTACTAGCTGAAGACGACGTACATG ATATGGATGTGCTGGATATAGACGATGGAATTGAGTTGAATGTTCGCCGTGAACCACCTTCCTTGACTGATTTAATGAGAGACTTTCAGTACCAGAGCTATCAACCATATCAATCCTGCAATAACCAGCTTACACTTATGGACAACTTTACAACTGACTGGGAAATGAACGTTATTTCGTCTGCAACAATTCTAAGCAACCATAACGATGTTAAAGATGATGCAAATGATGATACCAAAGAAGAGGAACCATGTGAAGAGGATAGTAGTGACAGTCTGAGCTCTCTCCAAGAACAACCAACGATATCTCTCTTTAATGTTTCAGAGAAACGAGACTGGCCCTGGAAGTACAAGAACATTGCTG gtaatgttgaaaaaaaaattcggatgAGTGAACAAGAAGAatcatatattttacaaaaagcGGATAAGCGACACTTGGATTCAGCACCACCTGCTGTTAGGcgcttatacagaaaactTGCAGTTCGAAAACTCAAGAGGGAACATGGTTTACCTGTGTTTGATTTAGACTCTTTCGGTTGCAAATCAGACTTCTTACAACGAAATCGTAAAAGAAATAACCGTGTATTGGACAGATTTGTTAATGAAGGTTTAGGGGGTGCTTACGAAAAAAGACTACAAGGTTACAATGAACCAACAGCTGTTCATAGCCCATATACAAACAGAATCTTGAAACCTTTTATAAGAAGAGACACATCTTGTCGACCTCAGTGGCTCAAATTAATGGAAGAGCTCCAAGTTAAGGTCAATAAAAAGAATCCAGAATGGAAATTCTCCAAAGAAGCACCAATAGATTATTCTTATGTCAGACCACAGCACATTCCAGCAATAAATAGCTTGTGTAGCCAATTTTTCTGGCCTGGAATTGACT TAACGGAGTGCCTGCAGTATCCAGATTTCAGTTGTGTTGTGCTTTATAAGAAATTGGTCATTGGATTTGCAGTCTTGGTCCCAGATGTGGGATACAACGAGGCAtatatttcgtttttcgtaacTCGACCGGAATGGCGTCGAGTTGGTATCGGTACATTCATGTTATATCATTTGATTCAAACGTGCATGGGTAAAGATGTTACTCTACATGTATCTGCAACAAATCCTGCCTTAATACTGTATCAAAAATTCGGATTCAAAgttgaagaatttattcaagatttttatgataaataCATTCCACCAAATTCTCGAGATTGTCGACATGCTCTTTTTTTACGGCTAAGTCGATGA
- the LOC124301993 gene encoding cysteine-rich protein 2-binding protein isoform X1 codes for MAESIEEEVKLKIESDLPELTRCKNCRELCDPYTKPALHCSGVCNEHVHVQCLKRGGVPGPCIGDVFFQYTCSDCSSSREEILTRDKMSWLNIIVLTLYNLREKSNGISKRGYFHWKSDISTFVDRNWDYLFKKSVKRKKNWIGTISGTLSHYSGVFFKSGTTELNESGWWRLIDTDPPQVLIAKNGKLVLERKKQMGTLSKVVAKQRISPSPSESSISVGEDSNYGGESSRSQGLSMYSRAYVQPSETLSDFLLAEDDVHDMDVLDIDDGIELNVRREPPSLTDLMRDFQYQSYQPYQSCNNQLTLMDNFTTDWEMNVISSATILSNHNDVKDDANDDTKEEEPCEEDSSDSLSSLQEQPTISLFNVSEKRDWPWKYKNIAAGNVEKKIRMSEQEESYILQKADKRHLDSAPPAVRRLYRKLAVRKLKREHGLPVFDLDSFGCKSDFLQRNRKRNNRVLDRFVNEGLGGAYEKRLQGYNEPTAVHSPYTNRILKPFIRRDTSCRPQWLKLMEELQVKVNKKNPEWKFSKEAPIDYSYVRPQHIPAINSLCSQFFWPGIDLTECLQYPDFSCVVLYKKLVIGFAVLVPDVGYNEAYISFFVTRPEWRRVGIGTFMLYHLIQTCMGKDVTLHVSATNPALILYQKFGFKVEEFIQDFYDKYIPPNSRDCRHALFLRLSR; via the exons ATGGCGGAATCAATTGAGGAAGAGGTTAAGCTGAAGATTGAATCAGACCTGCCGGAGTTGACAAGATGTAAAAACTGTCGAGAGTTATGTGATCCGTACACTAAGCCTGCACTACATTGCTCAGGAGTTTGTAATGAGCATGTGCATGTCCAGTGCTTGAAGCGTGGTGGAGTACCTGGACCATGTATAGGCGACGTATTCTTTCAATATACTTGTTCCGACTGTAGTTCATCGAGGGAGGAAATTCTCACTAGGGATAAAATGTCGTGGTTGAATATCATTGTACTAACTCTGTACAATTTACGGGAGAAATCAAATGGGATAAGTAAGAGGGGATATTTTCATTGGAAGTCCGACATTAGTACATTTGTCGATCGCAACTGGGACTATCTGTTCAAGAAGTCTGT gaaacgaaaaaaaaactggataGGAACAATATCTGGTACACTATCTCACTATAGCGGCGTCTTTTTTAAATCAGGAACTACAGAACTCAACGAGTCGGGCTGGTGGAGGCTTATAGATACTGATCCTCCTCAGGTACTCATTGCTAAGA ATGGGAAACTTGTGCTAGAACGTAAAAAGCAAATGGGTACTCTGTCCAAAGTAGTGGCAAAACAACGAATCAGTCCATCACCTTCTGAATCAAGCATTTCTGTCGGCGAAGATAGTAATTATGGCGGTGAATCATCGAGAAGTCAAGGACTTTCCATGTACTCGCGAGCTTACGTTCAACCCAGTGAAACATTATCAGATTTTCTACTAGCTGAAGACGACGTACATG ATATGGATGTGCTGGATATAGACGATGGAATTGAGTTGAATGTTCGCCGTGAACCACCTTCCTTGACTGATTTAATGAGAGACTTTCAGTACCAGAGCTATCAACCATATCAATCCTGCAATAACCAGCTTACACTTATGGACAACTTTACAACTGACTGGGAAATGAACGTTATTTCGTCTGCAACAATTCTAAGCAACCATAACGATGTTAAAGATGATGCAAATGATGATACCAAAGAAGAGGAACCATGTGAAGAGGATAGTAGTGACAGTCTGAGCTCTCTCCAAGAACAACCAACGATATCTCTCTTTAATGTTTCAGAGAAACGAGACTGGCCCTGGAAGTACAAGAACATTGCTG CAggtaatgttgaaaaaaaaattcggatgAGTGAACAAGAAGAatcatatattttacaaaaagcGGATAAGCGACACTTGGATTCAGCACCACCTGCTGTTAGGcgcttatacagaaaactTGCAGTTCGAAAACTCAAGAGGGAACATGGTTTACCTGTGTTTGATTTAGACTCTTTCGGTTGCAAATCAGACTTCTTACAACGAAATCGTAAAAGAAATAACCGTGTATTGGACAGATTTGTTAATGAAGGTTTAGGGGGTGCTTACGAAAAAAGACTACAAGGTTACAATGAACCAACAGCTGTTCATAGCCCATATACAAACAGAATCTTGAAACCTTTTATAAGAAGAGACACATCTTGTCGACCTCAGTGGCTCAAATTAATGGAAGAGCTCCAAGTTAAGGTCAATAAAAAGAATCCAGAATGGAAATTCTCCAAAGAAGCACCAATAGATTATTCTTATGTCAGACCACAGCACATTCCAGCAATAAATAGCTTGTGTAGCCAATTTTTCTGGCCTGGAATTGACT TAACGGAGTGCCTGCAGTATCCAGATTTCAGTTGTGTTGTGCTTTATAAGAAATTGGTCATTGGATTTGCAGTCTTGGTCCCAGATGTGGGATACAACGAGGCAtatatttcgtttttcgtaacTCGACCGGAATGGCGTCGAGTTGGTATCGGTACATTCATGTTATATCATTTGATTCAAACGTGCATGGGTAAAGATGTTACTCTACATGTATCTGCAACAAATCCTGCCTTAATACTGTATCAAAAATTCGGATTCAAAgttgaagaatttattcaagatttttatgataaataCATTCCACCAAATTCTCGAGATTGTCGACATGCTCTTTTTTTACGGCTAAGTCGATGA
- the LOC124301986 gene encoding A disintegrin and metalloproteinase with thrombospondin motifs adt-1-like — MILGYSFLLFSLFTTAFGENISEDVEVILLPVWNSYSENKVPITFTVFGRKLELTLRKNDKLLAPSFRIWRHGVDKVLKEVPELSTPSPCHYLHQDNLISAAISVCHHRTMHGLIFLENVTLEITPLRRDNSWLSNDHLIKGRSGEILKEPHIVRRATISSRIALHKDISDRPTILSNFNNDIALDYNLFSRPRRGNGKSLTLELAVFFDEPAYRLFSPFMDKDEEKMRDMLLAYINGVQALYHHPTLGSKIDLALVRLDLMQRQPSELPHHNGERNQLLDSFCDYARINNPSGDKNPNHWDMGLYVSGLDFYAIEGGKKSGVTMGLATVGGICLDQYACVIAELGTTNVFGKPYPSAGFTSVYIAAHEIGHNLGMHHDSTGNRCPRDGYIMSPSRGTQGETIWSECSRDVARKLIDTKTCLLDEAQSSYDKSLDHAKYLGLPGRDWNAKKQCEVLLRDNDAIVVTLSQACQSLQCKTPHRSGYYFAGPALDGTYCAKGKECRGGECLPKLQISSTTGNTVIQKGGWSAWTEESCHSGCIAGAKGAQTRRRLCNNPLPQNTLAGCEGLGYDVTLCKDEMLCKKKRKSTTEYGTMRCKKFSERLPELDSQGSGLQAPHEPERPWMACAIFCRRNGDSSYYTPRIELNDVGLDPYFPDGTWCHTEQGENYYCRQHHCLPASFRFAKGLIKNNMEEDLNLGPQNARPGNQIVPEQMMKYLSLGSDGLPLLTTLSPSTAMPLDEGGWTVKDYIELPQPVKEEILEAQVSEPCAPKLLDLDTMFSAAN; from the exons ATGATCCTTGGATACAGTTTCCTGTTATTTAGTTTGTTCACAACTGCATttggagaaaatatttcagaagaCGTAGAAGTTATTCTGTTACCAGTTTGGAATTCGTACTCTGAAAATAAG GTTCCTATAACTTTCACAGTATTTGGAAGAAAATTGGAATTAACATTACGCAAGAATGATAAACTTTTGGCACCAAGCTTCCGAATTTGGAGACATGGTGTGGACAAAGTATTGAAAGAAGTACCAGAATTGAGTACACCATCGCCCTGTCATTATCTTCATCAAGATAATTTGATTTCTGCAGCCATCAGTGTTTGTCACCACCGTACTATG cATGGATTAATCTTTTTGGAGAATGTTACGCTCGAGATAACACCTTTACGCCGAGATAATTCATGGTTATCCAATGATCATCTCATCAAAGGCCGTTCTGgggaaatattgaaagaacCACATATTGTCAGAAGAGCTACTATATCATCTCGGATAGCACTACACAAGGATATTTCGGATAGGCCTACCatactttcaaatttcaataatgaCATAGCGTTGGATTACAATTTGTTCTCTAGACCAAGGAGAGGAAACGGCAAATCCTTAACATTGGAATTGGCAGTATTTTTCGATGAACCCGCATACAGGCTTTTTTCACCATTTATGGATAAAGACGAGGAGAAAATGCGAGATATGTTATTGGCTTACATAAATGGAGTTCAAGCACTTTATCACCATCCCACTTTAGGTTCTAAAATCGATCTAGCACTTGTTCGTCTAGATTTGATGCAGAGGCAGCCGTCTGAATTACCACATCACAATGGTGAAAGGAACCAACTTCTAGATTCATTTTGCGATTATGCTAGAATCAACAATCCATCTGGGGATAAAAATCCAAATCATTGGGATATGGGTCTTTACGTATCTGGGCTAGATTTTTATGCCATAGAAGGTGGCAAGAAGAGCGGAGTAACAATGGGTTTAGCTACAGTTGGTGGTATTTGTCTTGATCAATATGCATGTGTAATCGCTGAATTGGGTACTACGAACGTATTTGGAAAGCCTTATCCTTCTGCCGGATTTACTTCAGTTTACATCGCTGCTCATGAAATTGGACACAA CTTGGGAATGCACCACGATTCGACGGGAAACCGATGCCCAAGGGATGGCTATATTATGTCACCTAGCCGGGGTACTCAAGGAGAAACTATTTGGTCTGAATGCAGTCGTGACGTTGCACGAAAACTTATTGATACCAAAACTTGTCTCTTGGATGAAGCGCAATCAAGCTATGACAAAAGCTTGGATCATGCCAAATATCTTGGTTTACCTGGCCGAGATTGGAACGCAAAAAAGCAATGTGAAGTTCTTTTAAGGGATAATGACGCAATTGTTGTCACATTATCTCAAGCTTGTCAATCTTTGCAATGCAAGACTCCACATCGAAGTGGATATTATTTTGCTGGCCCAGCATTAGATGGAACTTACTGCGCAAAGGGAAAAGAATGTCGTGGCGGTGAATGTCTTCCAAAGTTGCAAATTTCTTCCACAACAGGGAATACAGTCATACAAAAAGGAGGTTGGAGTGCATGGACTGAAGAATCGTGTCATAGTGGCTGCATAGCAGGAGCGAAAGGAGCTCAAACTAGACGACGACTGTGTAACAATCCTCTTCCACAAAATACATTAGCAGGCTGTGAAGGACTTGGTTATGACGTTACGCTCTGCAAAGATGAAATGCTGTGCAAGAAAAAGCGGAAAAGTACAACAGAATATGGAACAATGAGATGTAAGAAATTTAGCGAACGATTACCAGAGCTAGACAGCCAAGGTAGTGGATTACAGGCTCCTCATGAACCGGAAAGACCATGGATGGCTTGCGCAATATTTTGTCGCCGCAATGGGGATAGCTCTTATTATACTCCACGTATAGAACTGAACGATGTTGGTCTTGACCCATATTTTCCAGATGGAACGTGGTGTCACACTGAACAGGGTGAGAATTATTACTGTCGTCAACACCACTGTCTACCAGCTAGTTTTCGCTTTGCGAAAggattgattaaaaataacatGGAAGAAGATCTAAACTTAGGACCACAGAATGCTCGTCCTGGCAATCAGATAGTTCCAGAGCAGATGATGAAGTATTTGAGTCTTGGATCAGATGGTTTACCCCTGCTAACAACATTATCACCTAGTACAGCTATGCCTCTGGACGAAGGTGGCTGGACAGTCAAGGATTACATTGAACTGCCACAACCTgtcaaagaagaaattttagAAGCACAAGTCTCTGAGCCTTGTGCTCCAAAACTGCTCGACCTCGACACAATGTTCTCTGCAGCCAACTGA